From Neobacillus sp. PS2-9, the proteins below share one genomic window:
- a CDS encoding lactate utilization protein C, whose protein sequence is MEGTIQNRDQFLNTISKRLGRERLTSVEPPKWKFQPQHEVFKDATQDELVGILEDMCNEIHTTFFKTDKKGLPDILNQVVTNYGGGPILTWKDKRFEEWGLRDLFHNEWPSNKIDVHEWDYKKGEENIQIAEKANVGITISEITLAESGTVVLYSNENRGRSLNFLPATYIALIPKSTLVPRMTQAAKKMREIELKGGKVPSCINFITGPSNSADIELNLVVGVHGPIKASYILINDL, encoded by the coding sequence ATGGAAGGAACCATTCAAAATCGTGATCAGTTTTTAAATACAATTTCTAAAAGGTTAGGACGAGAACGCCTTACATCCGTTGAACCTCCTAAGTGGAAATTTCAACCTCAACATGAGGTTTTTAAAGATGCAACACAAGACGAATTAGTCGGTATTCTAGAGGATATGTGTAATGAAATTCACACTACTTTCTTTAAAACAGACAAAAAAGGATTACCAGACATTTTAAATCAAGTTGTCACAAATTATGGCGGCGGTCCAATCCTGACATGGAAAGATAAGCGCTTTGAAGAGTGGGGACTTCGTGATTTATTTCATAACGAATGGCCAAGCAATAAAATTGATGTCCATGAATGGGACTACAAAAAGGGTGAAGAAAATATTCAAATTGCTGAAAAGGCAAATGTGGGTATTACCATCAGTGAAATTACACTTGCTGAATCTGGCACAGTCGTTCTTTATAGCAATGAAAATAGAGGCAGATCCCTAAACTTCCTGCCAGCTACCTATATTGCCCTCATTCCAAAGAGCACCCTTGTTCCTCGGATGACTCAGGCTGCAAAGAAAATGAGGGAAATTGAACTTAAAGGCGGTAAGGTACCTTCTTGTATTAACTTTATTACAGGACCGAGTAACTCTGCCGACATCGAACTAAATCTAGTTGTTGGTGTTCATGGACCAATTAAAGCATCCTATATATTAATCAATGATTTATAG
- a CDS encoding TRIC cation channel family protein has protein sequence MSWIVLHFIGIISYAASGAFVALEAEYSFVGVYALGLTTAFGGGIVRNLIIGVPVSELWDHSIILTVLLTLTFIVLLPLKWINHWKRWSLFSDSIGLASFALQGAMSAQEVFTNDLGVMVLASMFTGIGGGMIRDIIAARKPLALKEEIHAILTILCAICIWLGWSTPIQLTLIVLIVIALRMSAIRYKWRFHLPCNHKKDRKTQIRISLGRKSIKKANL, from the coding sequence ATGTCTTGGATAGTCCTACATTTTATCGGAATAATTTCATATGCAGCAAGCGGAGCTTTTGTAGCCCTTGAAGCAGAATATTCCTTTGTTGGGGTTTACGCATTGGGATTAACCACAGCCTTTGGGGGAGGGATCGTTCGAAATTTGATTATCGGTGTCCCAGTTTCAGAGCTTTGGGACCATTCCATCATTTTAACGGTTTTATTGACGCTGACATTCATCGTATTATTACCGCTAAAGTGGATTAATCATTGGAAGCGGTGGAGTTTATTTTCTGATTCCATTGGGCTTGCTTCCTTCGCCCTTCAAGGAGCAATGTCAGCCCAAGAGGTTTTTACTAATGATTTGGGCGTAATGGTCTTGGCGTCGATGTTTACCGGCATTGGAGGGGGGATGATTCGTGACATCATCGCGGCTCGAAAACCCCTTGCTTTAAAGGAAGAAATTCATGCGATTTTAACGATTTTATGTGCCATATGTATTTGGCTGGGATGGAGCACCCCTATTCAGTTGACCCTGATTGTCCTTATTGTTATAGCTTTACGTATGTCTGCTATTCGCTATAAGTGGCGGTTCCACCTGCCCTGCAATCATAAAAAGGATAGAAAAACACAGATACGTATTTCTCTAGGTAGGAAATCTATAAAAAAAGCCAATCTATGA
- a CDS encoding (Fe-S)-binding protein has translation MKVSLFATCLVDMFQSNVGKATVELLERLGCEIDFPENQICCGQPSYNSGYVKDTKDVMKRTIDTFMDAEYVVCPSGSCAYMLTEYPHIFAGDPIWEPKAKKLADKVYELTQFIVDVLKVEDVGAKFNGKVTYHTSCHMTRLLGVVEAPMTLLKNVKGLEFTELPGKEQCCGFGGTFSVKMGKISEQMVDEKVQHVEETGAEYLIGADAACLMNIGGRMERLEKKVKVLHIAEVLNSH, from the coding sequence ATGAAGGTAAGTCTTTTCGCAACATGTTTAGTAGACATGTTTCAAAGCAACGTCGGAAAAGCAACAGTAGAATTGTTGGAACGCCTTGGATGTGAAATTGATTTCCCCGAAAATCAAATCTGTTGCGGTCAGCCATCCTATAATAGTGGTTATGTAAAAGATACAAAAGATGTAATGAAACGGACAATCGATACGTTTATGGATGCTGAATATGTCGTATGTCCTTCAGGGTCCTGTGCTTATATGCTTACTGAATACCCTCATATATTTGCAGGCGATCCAATTTGGGAACCAAAAGCAAAAAAATTAGCAGATAAAGTATATGAATTAACGCAATTTATTGTTGATGTTCTAAAAGTTGAAGATGTCGGTGCAAAGTTCAATGGAAAAGTGACCTATCATACATCATGCCACATGACAAGATTACTTGGGGTCGTAGAAGCACCCATGACATTGCTAAAAAACGTAAAAGGTCTTGAGTTTACGGAGTTGCCAGGAAAAGAACAGTGTTGCGGTTTTGGAGGAACCTTTTCTGTTAAAATGGGTAAAATTTCAGAGCAGATGGTTGATGAAAAGGTTCAGCACGTTGAAGAAACAGGAGCGGAATATCTAATTGGTGCAGATGCAGCCTGTTTAATGAATATTGGTGGCCGTATGGAAAGACTCGAAAAAAAAGTTAAAGTATTACATATAGCAGAAGTATTAAACAGTCATTGA
- a CDS encoding trypsin-like peptidase domain-containing protein, whose amino-acid sequence MGYYDDHSQGRYREQKGKKSGIFLASLVGAILGAILVIISIPALSNQGVLPYEINPAQNAGTENNNTNTNQQNIVQRQVAYDVNTNTTKAVDKAADAVVGINNIQSTSFWSDNGNGDNSEEAAGTGSGVIYKKEGNQAFVVTNHHVVEGATKLEVSMADGTKIPAKLLGSDVWTDLAVLEIDASKIKKIAEFGDSDSLKMGEPVIAIGNPLGATFSGSVTQGIISGIKRTIPVDINQDGIIDWQSEVLQTDAAINPGNSGGALINIAGQVIGINSMKISQEAVEGIGLSIPINSAKPIINDLEKFGSVKRPYMGVDLKSVSEIPAYYQEEALKLPRDVNYGVALRQVVPNSPASLAGLKELDVIVEMDGQKINDVIDLRKHLYQKKKIGEKMKIKYYRDGQLKETTLTLSGEKLQ is encoded by the coding sequence TTGGGTTATTATGACGATCATTCACAAGGACGCTATCGGGAACAAAAAGGAAAAAAAAGCGGGATCTTTCTCGCTAGCTTAGTTGGTGCTATACTTGGAGCCATTTTGGTTATCATTTCCATTCCAGCCTTGTCCAATCAAGGTGTTCTGCCTTATGAGATTAATCCAGCTCAAAATGCAGGAACAGAAAATAACAACACGAATACAAATCAGCAAAATATCGTCCAAAGGCAAGTTGCTTATGACGTCAATACAAATACCACAAAAGCAGTTGATAAAGCAGCAGATGCAGTGGTTGGAATTAACAACATTCAGTCAACCAGCTTCTGGTCTGACAATGGGAATGGGGATAATTCAGAGGAAGCTGCGGGAACTGGTTCCGGTGTTATTTATAAAAAAGAAGGCAATCAAGCCTTTGTCGTGACGAACCATCATGTAGTAGAAGGAGCCACAAAACTCGAGGTAAGTATGGCAGACGGAACAAAAATCCCAGCTAAATTGCTTGGAAGTGATGTTTGGACAGACTTAGCGGTGCTTGAAATTGATGCCAGCAAAATAAAAAAAATTGCTGAATTTGGAGATTCAGATAGCTTGAAAATGGGTGAACCTGTTATTGCTATTGGAAATCCTTTAGGTGCTACGTTTTCTGGGTCGGTTACACAAGGGATTATCTCAGGGATTAAACGGACCATTCCGGTAGATATCAATCAAGATGGCATTATCGATTGGCAGTCGGAGGTTCTTCAAACAGATGCAGCGATTAACCCAGGTAATAGCGGTGGGGCCTTGATTAATATCGCAGGCCAAGTCATTGGAATTAATTCAATGAAAATATCTCAAGAAGCCGTTGAAGGAATTGGTCTATCGATTCCAATTAACTCAGCTAAGCCGATTATTAATGACCTTGAGAAATTTGGTTCGGTTAAACGTCCATATATGGGCGTCGATTTAAAGTCCGTATCTGAGATTCCTGCATATTATCAGGAAGAGGCGTTGAAGCTTCCACGAGATGTAAATTACGGAGTAGCTCTTCGTCAGGTAGTGCCGAATTCTCCTGCATCCTTAGCTGGATTAAAAGAACTGGATGTAATCGTGGAAATGGATGGGCAGAAAATAAATGACGTGATCGATCTTCGTAAACATTTGTACCAGAAAAAGAAGATTGGCGAGAAAATGAAGATTAAATATTATCGAGATGGCCAGTTAAAAGAGACTACGTTAACGCTATCTGGAGAAAAACTACAATAA
- the rlmH gene encoding 23S rRNA (pseudouridine(1915)-N(3))-methyltransferase RlmH — MNISIVTVGKLKEKYLKLGIEEYVKRLSAYAKIDIVEVADEKAPEELSELEMKQVKQKEGERILAKINPDTYVIALAIQGKLQSSEELADTLDKLATYGKSKIAFVIGGSLGLSEEVLKRSNEQLSFSRMTFPHQLMKLILVEQIYRAFRINRNEPYHK; from the coding sequence GTGAATATCTCGATTGTTACGGTTGGTAAATTGAAAGAAAAATATTTAAAGCTTGGGATTGAGGAATATGTAAAGCGACTTTCTGCGTATGCAAAAATTGATATAGTAGAAGTAGCTGACGAAAAAGCGCCAGAAGAATTAAGTGAGCTAGAAATGAAGCAGGTTAAGCAAAAAGAGGGAGAAAGAATTCTTGCTAAAATTAACCCAGATACATATGTAATAGCTTTAGCGATCCAAGGAAAATTGCAATCATCGGAGGAGCTAGCAGATACGTTAGATAAATTAGCGACGTACGGAAAAAGCAAGATTGCTTTTGTAATCGGTGGCTCGTTAGGGTTAAGTGAGGAAGTGTTGAAAAGGTCAAACGAGCAGCTCTCTTTTTCCCGGATGACCTTTCCCCACCAGCTAATGAAACTGATCCTGGTTGAGCAGATTTATCGTGCTTTTCGGATTAATAGGAATGAACCGTATCATAAGTAA
- a CDS encoding DUF2294 domain-containing protein — MGKKETAFNDIVRKMRKEIYGKGPERIFTHFVDNMAITTMYGILTPTEKFIAKSQEGKKVIHSARTEMIRDIYKQKIPEGIEEIIGSKLLHLFSDAKIEEDMAVSVFIFEKKID, encoded by the coding sequence ATGGGGAAAAAGGAGACAGCATTTAATGATATTGTACGGAAAATGAGGAAAGAGATTTATGGAAAGGGACCGGAGCGAATTTTTACTCACTTCGTGGATAATATGGCTATCACAACTATGTATGGCATCCTAACTCCGACAGAAAAATTTATTGCAAAATCCCAAGAGGGTAAAAAAGTAATTCATAGTGCCCGAACCGAAATGATTCGGGATATTTATAAGCAGAAAATACCAGAAGGAATAGAGGAGATAATAGGTTCAAAGCTGCTTCATTTATTTTCAGATGCAAAGATTGAAGAGGATATGGCCGTATCTGTATTTATTTTTGAAAAAAAGATTGATTAA
- a CDS encoding CxxH/CxxC protein, which produces MIYCCDEHVDVALDTVVDEYETFPVLTKIDVDNLSTSCEYCQNTAVYMVANK; this is translated from the coding sequence ATGATTTATTGCTGTGATGAACATGTAGATGTTGCGTTAGATACGGTTGTGGATGAATACGAAACGTTTCCGGTATTAACAAAAATTGATGTGGATAACTTATCAACAAGCTGTGAATACTGCCAAAATACAGCTGTATATATGGTAGCGAACAAATGA
- a CDS encoding glycosyl hydrolase family 28-related protein, which translates to MKKMNLLIIFFTFIALFLLVGAYLQMGKPNFPFSSSIKVSVMDYGAKGDGTTEDTAAFQKAITAAASKGGGDVYVPAGTYIVGPIFLKSNVNLVGENRDVVTLKLSERANDQKQTRLVNISEVQNVQIKKITLDGNFEKHKNGIEHMHTLFIWDSKNITIDNNKMQNAVGDGISVSGSIKASNNITISNNIILNNHRSNIVVEQVNHIKIFNNISKSTVGRPTLHFEPWEKINLYDAKIYHNTFETNASDTYTIQIEGTKGTGNYFNNIDFYNNTVKGRNGRFMIKETKGAKIHNNTFLIKEMYIWFRNDGLQISDNTIKTENGFVIEGYLGRSVGTIIAKNKVSTMDDGITIKTSSKDTTFTGNTFTGKEDGKAIYLWAKGKNISNTIFKNNTFINFNSGITTASYNHYIVDGVEVTENTFENIKDYTIYATRESSRNVSVGKNKYTNSGKIYIEH; encoded by the coding sequence ATGAAAAAAATGAATCTATTAATTATATTTTTTACTTTTATAGCACTTTTTTTGCTAGTTGGTGCCTATTTACAGATGGGTAAACCTAATTTTCCTTTCAGTTCTAGTATAAAGGTTAGTGTGATGGACTATGGTGCAAAAGGGGATGGCACTACAGAAGATACCGCAGCATTCCAGAAGGCAATTACTGCCGCTGCATCGAAGGGCGGGGGGGATGTTTACGTACCCGCAGGAACCTATATAGTAGGACCAATTTTTTTAAAATCAAATGTCAATTTAGTAGGCGAAAATCGTGACGTGGTGACATTGAAGCTATCCGAACGAGCAAACGACCAAAAGCAAACCCGGTTGGTGAATATAAGTGAAGTGCAAAATGTTCAAATCAAAAAAATTACCCTTGACGGCAACTTTGAAAAACACAAGAATGGCATCGAACATATGCACACACTCTTTATTTGGGATAGCAAAAATATCACGATCGACAACAACAAGATGCAAAATGCCGTAGGGGATGGAATTTCTGTTAGCGGTTCAATAAAAGCAAGCAACAATATAACCATATCTAACAATATAATCCTGAATAACCACCGGTCCAATATCGTGGTGGAACAAGTGAATCATATCAAAATATTTAACAACATAAGCAAATCAACCGTTGGACGGCCCACTTTGCATTTTGAACCATGGGAAAAAATCAACCTTTATGATGCAAAAATTTATCATAACACCTTTGAAACCAATGCAAGTGATACCTATACCATTCAGATTGAAGGCACTAAAGGAACAGGGAATTACTTTAATAACATAGATTTTTACAATAACACGGTAAAAGGCAGAAACGGCAGATTCATGATAAAAGAAACGAAGGGTGCTAAGATCCACAATAATACATTTTTAATAAAAGAAATGTATATTTGGTTTCGCAACGATGGGCTTCAGATTTCAGATAATACAATCAAGACGGAGAATGGCTTTGTCATAGAGGGATACCTTGGTCGTTCAGTCGGTACAATAATCGCAAAAAACAAAGTATCCACCATGGACGATGGAATTACAATTAAGACCAGTTCAAAAGACACAACTTTCACAGGAAACACCTTTACCGGAAAAGAAGACGGCAAAGCGATTTATTTATGGGCAAAAGGAAAAAACATTTCAAACACAATTTTCAAGAATAACACCTTTATTAACTTTAATAGTGGTATTACAACTGCCTCTTATAACCACTATATAGTGGATGGGGTAGAAGTAACTGAGAATACCTTTGAAAATATTAAAGACTACACTATTTATGCCACAAGAGAATCCAGCCGAAATGTAAGTGTTGGGAAAAATAAATACACTAACTCCGGTAAAATCTATATTGAACACTGA
- a CDS encoding LutB/LldF family L-lactate oxidation iron-sulfur protein: MALKISSENLKERLDHELQNDFMRGAVAGAQDGMGVKRRRQVDALGNWEEWRKHGEEIRQHVLENLDYYLEQLSENVAKRGGHVFFAKTAEEARDYIAGVVKKKNAKKIVKAKSMVTEEISLNKALEQEGCDVVETDLGEYILQIDDHNPPSHIVVPALHKNKEQIRDVFAKKLGYTGSSKPEELAAYAREVLRQEYLSADVGITGCNFAVAETGSFSLVTNEGNADLVTALPKTQITVMGMERIVPTFEEMEVLVSMLTRSAVGQKLTSYITVLTGPREELDVDGPEEFHLVIVDNGRSDILGGDFQSILQCIRCGACLNVCPVYRHVGGHSYNSIYPGPIGAVLTPLLGGYDEFKELPYMSSLCGACTDVCPVKIPLHELLLKHRQVIVEQEGTAPFSEKLLMKAFGLGAASPALYNIASKMAPTAISPFTAGDKISKGPGPMKAWTEIREFPAPNKERFRDWFKNRDKGGKK; encoded by the coding sequence ATGGCTTTGAAAATTAGCTCCGAAAACTTGAAAGAGCGACTCGATCACGAGCTTCAAAATGACTTTATGCGAGGTGCGGTTGCAGGTGCACAAGATGGAATGGGTGTAAAAAGAAGAAGACAAGTTGATGCACTTGGAAATTGGGAGGAGTGGCGGAAACACGGTGAAGAAATCCGCCAGCATGTTTTGGAGAACTTGGATTACTATTTGGAACAACTAAGTGAAAATGTCGCAAAACGCGGCGGTCATGTTTTTTTTGCAAAAACAGCAGAAGAGGCAAGAGACTATATCGCAGGTGTTGTTAAAAAGAAAAATGCCAAAAAAATTGTAAAGGCAAAATCCATGGTCACAGAAGAAATCAGCTTAAATAAGGCTTTGGAACAAGAAGGCTGTGATGTTGTAGAGACAGACCTCGGAGAGTACATTCTGCAAATTGATGACCATAATCCGCCATCACACATTGTCGTTCCGGCACTACATAAAAACAAGGAACAAATTCGCGATGTTTTTGCCAAGAAATTAGGCTATACGGGATCATCAAAACCAGAAGAATTGGCAGCATATGCACGTGAAGTGTTACGGCAAGAATATTTATCAGCCGATGTGGGTATCACCGGCTGTAACTTTGCTGTGGCTGAAACTGGTTCATTTAGCCTTGTAACAAATGAAGGTAATGCAGACCTTGTTACTGCTCTGCCTAAAACGCAGATTACAGTAATGGGAATGGAAAGGATTGTTCCTACATTCGAAGAGATGGAAGTTCTTGTAAGCATGTTGACAAGAAGTGCGGTAGGACAAAAACTTACTAGCTATATTACCGTATTGACTGGACCAAGAGAGGAACTTGATGTCGATGGACCTGAAGAGTTTCACCTTGTCATTGTTGACAATGGAAGGTCTGATATTTTAGGAGGCGACTTCCAATCTATATTGCAGTGTATTCGCTGCGGAGCTTGTTTAAATGTTTGCCCGGTTTATCGTCATGTTGGCGGTCATTCATACAATTCGATTTATCCGGGACCTATCGGAGCGGTTCTGACTCCTCTGCTTGGAGGATATGATGAATTCAAGGAACTTCCATATATGTCCTCACTTTGTGGTGCATGTACAGATGTTTGTCCGGTTAAAATCCCATTGCATGAACTTCTTCTTAAACATCGCCAAGTCATCGTTGAACAAGAAGGAACGGCACCATTTTCTGAAAAGTTGCTCATGAAAGCATTTGGTTTAGGTGCAGCTTCTCCAGCACTATATAACATTGCGTCCAAAATGGCACCAACGGCTATAAGCCCATTCACCGCTGGAGATAAAATCTCTAAGGGGCCTGGGCCAATGAAGGCTTGGACGGAAATTCGTGAGTTTCCTGCTCCGAACAAAGAGAGATTTAGGGATTGGTTTAAAAACCGTGATAAAGGAGGTAAAAAATAA